A single genomic interval of Agromyces cerinus harbors:
- a CDS encoding peptide ABC transporter substrate-binding protein, translated as MKIKRIGVAAIALAAAGALTLSGCTSGGADPSAPAGDATAVITTNGSEPQNPLIPTNTNEVGGGKILDAIFAGLVYYDAKGAAHNDVAESIETDDAQNYTIKLKADQKFTNGEPVTAASFVDAWNYGANTANGPQLSQYFFESIEGFDYEAEVPELSGLKVVDDTTFTVKLKQPESDFPLRLGYSAFYPLPESAFEDLAAFGENPVGNGPYMLDGEGAWKHNEKIDLVVNPDYDGPRKAVNGGLDIIFYASQDAAYADLQGGNLDVLDAIPDSALATFQDEFGDRSVTQAAAIFQSFTIPARLPHFSGEEGNLRRQAISMAINRDEITDVIFAGTRTPAHDFTSPVIDGYSEEIPGSEVLEYNPEEAKKLWAEADAIAPWDGTFKIAYNADGGHQAWVDAVANGLKNDLGIEAAGDPYPTFAEARTKITDRTIQTAFRSGWQADYPALFNFLGPLYGTGAGSNDGDYSNPEVDTLLKEGLSETDIAAANEKFQSAQEILFQDLPAVPLWYSTVNGAWSEVVNDVEFGWNSVPLYYQVTKSE; from the coding sequence TTGAAGATCAAGAGAATCGGCGTTGCAGCCATTGCTCTTGCTGCCGCCGGCGCATTGACGCTGTCAGGCTGCACGAGTGGCGGTGCTGACCCGTCGGCCCCTGCTGGCGATGCCACCGCGGTCATCACGACCAACGGCTCCGAGCCCCAGAACCCGCTGATCCCCACCAACACCAACGAGGTCGGTGGCGGCAAGATCCTCGACGCGATCTTCGCAGGTCTCGTCTACTACGACGCCAAGGGCGCTGCGCACAACGATGTCGCCGAGTCCATCGAGACCGACGACGCGCAGAACTACACGATCAAGCTCAAGGCCGACCAGAAGTTCACGAACGGCGAGCCCGTCACCGCGGCTTCGTTCGTCGACGCCTGGAACTACGGCGCGAACACGGCCAACGGCCCGCAGCTCTCGCAGTACTTCTTCGAGTCCATCGAAGGCTTCGACTACGAGGCAGAGGTCCCCGAGCTCTCCGGCCTCAAGGTCGTCGACGACACCACTTTCACGGTCAAGCTGAAGCAGCCCGAGTCGGACTTCCCGCTGCGTCTCGGCTACTCGGCCTTCTACCCGCTGCCCGAGTCGGCCTTCGAAGACCTCGCCGCGTTCGGTGAGAACCCGGTCGGCAACGGCCCGTACATGCTCGACGGCGAAGGCGCCTGGAAGCACAACGAGAAGATCGACCTCGTCGTGAACCCCGACTACGACGGCCCCCGCAAGGCGGTCAACGGTGGTCTCGACATCATCTTCTACGCCTCGCAGGACGCCGCGTACGCCGACCTCCAGGGCGGCAACCTCGACGTGCTCGACGCGATCCCCGACTCGGCTCTGGCCACCTTCCAGGACGAGTTCGGCGACCGCTCGGTCACTCAGGCCGCTGCGATCTTCCAGTCGTTCACGATCCCGGCGCGTCTCCCGCACTTCTCGGGTGAAGAGGGCAACCTCCGCCGCCAGGCGATCTCGATGGCGATCAACCGCGACGAGATCACCGACGTGATCTTCGCCGGCACCCGCACCCCGGCGCACGACTTCACGTCGCCGGTCATCGACGGCTACTCGGAAGAGATCCCCGGCTCCGAGGTGCTCGAGTACAACCCCGAAGAGGCGAAGAAGCTGTGGGCCGAGGCCGACGCGATCGCTCCCTGGGACGGCACCTTCAAGATCGCCTACAACGCTGACGGTGGCCACCAGGCCTGGGTCGACGCTGTGGCGAACGGCCTGAAGAACGACCTGGGCATCGAAGCCGCTGGCGACCCGTACCCCACGTTCGCTGAGGCGCGCACCAAGATCACCGACCGCACCATCCAGACGGCCTTCCGTTCGGGCTGGCAGGCGGACTACCCGGCGCTCTTCAACTTCCTCGGCCCGCTCTACGGAACCGGTGCCGGCTCGAACGATGGCGACTACTCGAACCCCGAGGTCGACACGCTCCTCAAGGAAGGCCTCTCCGAGACCGACATCGCTGCTGCGAACGAGAAGTTCCAGTCCGCTCAGGAGATCCTGTTCCAGGACCTCCCGGCCGTCCCGCTGTGGTACTCCACGGTGAACGGCGCTTGGAGCGAGGTCGTCAACGACGTCGAGTTCGGCTGGAACTCGGTACCGCTGTACTACCAGGTCACCAAGAGCGAGTAG
- a CDS encoding CPBP family intramembrane glutamic endopeptidase has product MSSARRLRLEVVIVLGLSLGASAVYSIVSIIAKVTAETPLGEQSVALNPSRAPREWLDFTYQFLDVFFGLFAVALVLYLLWAPGTNPFRRIGLDLTRPGRDAASGVLLVLAIGVPGLALYALGRAGGITVAVEASPADWLWWTVPILVFRALEAALTEEVIVVGYLFTRFRELGVGPWATILSSAVLRGTYHLYQGFGPFFGNVAMGVVFGWCYQRWGRTMPLVIAHWILDVVSFVGYPLALGWWPEFFAVSAG; this is encoded by the coding sequence ATGTCTTCTGCACGGCGGCTGCGGCTCGAGGTCGTCATCGTGCTCGGACTCTCGCTCGGGGCATCCGCTGTCTACTCGATCGTCTCGATCATCGCGAAGGTCACCGCGGAGACGCCGCTCGGCGAGCAGTCGGTCGCGCTGAACCCCTCTCGTGCGCCCCGTGAATGGCTCGATTTCACGTACCAGTTCCTCGATGTCTTCTTCGGGCTCTTCGCCGTCGCGCTCGTGCTCTACCTGCTCTGGGCTCCCGGCACGAACCCGTTCCGCCGCATCGGCCTCGACCTGACGAGACCGGGTCGCGACGCGGCATCCGGTGTGCTGCTGGTGCTCGCCATCGGCGTGCCGGGGCTCGCGCTCTACGCGCTCGGCCGCGCCGGAGGCATCACTGTCGCTGTCGAGGCGTCACCGGCCGACTGGCTGTGGTGGACGGTGCCGATCCTCGTGTTCCGGGCGCTCGAAGCGGCGCTGACCGAGGAGGTCATCGTCGTCGGCTACCTCTTCACGCGGTTCAGGGAGCTCGGCGTCGGTCCGTGGGCGACGATCCTCTCGAGCGCCGTGCTGCGCGGCACCTACCACCTCTACCAGGGCTTCGGGCCGTTCTTCGGCAATGTCGCGATGGGCGTCGTCTTCGGCTGGTGCTACCAGCGCTGGGGGCGCACGATGCCGCTCGTCATCGCGCACTGGATCCTCGACGTCGTATCGTTCGTCGGCTATCCGCTCGCGCTCGGCTGGTGGCCGGAGTTCTTCGCCGTCTCTGCCGGCTGA
- a CDS encoding COG4315 family predicted lipoprotein: MKLRIATGLAVMGLIVALAGCSAPTAEEPSDGAGTSAETESPDMGAEASGAVLTTADSELGEIVVDGEGMTVYMFDNDAQGADASSCEGECATNWPAVTTESDAPEVEGVTGEIGTITGVDGSTQVTLNGWPLYYFAGDGASGDTNGQGVNDVWWVLTPAGEKIGG; encoded by the coding sequence ATGAAGCTGCGCATCGCAACAGGATTGGCCGTCATGGGCCTCATCGTGGCACTGGCCGGTTGCTCGGCCCCTACCGCGGAGGAGCCCTCGGACGGCGCGGGCACCTCGGCCGAGACCGAGTCGCCCGACATGGGCGCAGAGGCGTCTGGGGCGGTGCTCACCACCGCCGACTCGGAACTCGGCGAGATCGTCGTCGACGGCGAGGGTATGACGGTCTACATGTTCGACAACGACGCCCAGGGAGCCGACGCCAGCAGCTGCGAAGGCGAATGCGCGACCAACTGGCCCGCGGTGACGACCGAGTCGGATGCCCCGGAGGTCGAAGGCGTGACCGGTGAGATCGGCACCATCACGGGCGTCGACGGTTCGACGCAGGTGACGCTGAACGGCTGGCCGCTCTACTACTTCGCGGGCGACGGCGCCTCGGGCGACACGAACGGCCAGGGCGTGAACGACGTGTGGTGGGTGCTCACCCCTGCAGGGGAGAAGATCGGCGGCTGA
- a CDS encoding anti-sigma factor family protein, translated as MNPEHARFADWDSAYVLGALSPVERGEYEQHLESCELCRRSVAELAPMPGLLARLSSERAEALLGEPDTVPAPKPRDDLLDVVRLEDRRRRRRRTRTWWIASAAAAVVVIVAIAVPLAAMRPSVPSESVAFESVAEVPLSATATLTQVAWGTRIELDCRYADAEASDAPAGGWPYALVVVGRDGVRTDVSSWRASPGSAARLSAGAALDLDEIASLEIRAMGSGDVLMRIDVD; from the coding sequence ATGAACCCGGAACACGCGCGCTTCGCGGACTGGGACTCGGCCTACGTGCTCGGCGCGCTCTCGCCGGTCGAGCGGGGCGAGTACGAGCAGCACCTCGAGTCGTGCGAGCTCTGCCGTCGATCCGTCGCCGAGCTCGCCCCGATGCCGGGACTCCTCGCGCGGCTGTCCTCCGAACGCGCCGAGGCCCTCCTCGGCGAGCCCGACACCGTCCCCGCCCCGAAACCCCGCGACGACCTCCTCGACGTGGTGCGGTTGGAGGACCGTCGGCGGCGTCGCCGCCGCACCCGGACCTGGTGGATCGCCTCCGCGGCGGCGGCCGTGGTCGTCATCGTCGCGATCGCCGTGCCCCTCGCGGCCATGCGACCCTCCGTGCCCTCCGAATCGGTCGCCTTCGAGTCGGTCGCCGAGGTGCCGCTCTCGGCCACCGCGACGCTCACGCAGGTCGCATGGGGCACGAGGATCGAGCTCGACTGCCGATACGCCGACGCCGAGGCATCCGATGCCCCGGCCGGAGGCTGGCCGTACGCGCTCGTCGTCGTCGGTCGAGACGGCGTGCGCACCGACGTGTCGAGCTGGCGGGCGAGTCCCGGATCCGCGGCCCGGCTGTCGGCGGGCGCCGCCCTCGACCTCGACGAGATCGCATCGCTCGAGATCCGGGCGATGGGCAGCGGCGACGTGCTCATGCGGATCGACGTCGACTGA
- a CDS encoding sigma-70 family RNA polymerase sigma factor — protein sequence MPLDDDSRLVALYDAHGPSVWRYVVHLTGDAAGADDIVQETLLRAWRSPRIMAQEPETTRSWMITVARNLVIDEARSARRRHEIGVAETPERAEHDATDALFESLLVEEALVTLSMEHRAVIVHAYYGGCSVAEVARRLGIPEGTVKSRLHYGLRALRLALQEKGVTR from the coding sequence ATGCCGCTCGATGACGACAGCCGACTCGTCGCGCTCTACGACGCGCACGGGCCGTCGGTGTGGAGGTACGTGGTGCACCTCACCGGTGATGCCGCCGGCGCCGACGACATCGTGCAGGAGACCCTGCTCCGTGCGTGGCGGAGCCCCCGGATCATGGCCCAGGAGCCGGAGACGACGCGGTCGTGGATGATCACGGTCGCCCGGAACCTCGTGATCGACGAGGCGCGGAGCGCGCGTCGTCGGCACGAGATCGGCGTCGCCGAGACGCCGGAGCGCGCGGAGCACGACGCGACCGATGCGCTGTTCGAGAGCCTGCTCGTCGAGGAGGCGCTGGTGACGTTGAGCATGGAGCATCGGGCGGTGATCGTGCATGCCTACTACGGCGGATGCAGCGTGGCCGAGGTCGCCCGGCGACTCGGCATCCCCGAGGGTACGGTGAAGTCCCGACTGCACTACGGGCTTCGGGCCCTGCGGCTCGCGCTGCAGGAGAAGGGAGTGACGCGATGA
- a CDS encoding DUF2231 domain-containing protein → MDPTNLAPVASEDVLQIAGLPLHPLIVHAVVVLTPLTVLALLLGAFWPAARRRLGIVTALGAALVLVLVPITVAAGQSLAERIGPVPAVARHQQFGEMLLPWAIALFVVAAAQWAWFRFGDERMRRGSPVAARAVRIGLAVASVIVGVGTAVLLVLIGDSGARAVWGGLLS, encoded by the coding sequence ATGGATCCCACGAATCTCGCACCGGTCGCCTCGGAGGACGTCCTCCAGATCGCGGGGCTGCCATTGCACCCGCTCATCGTGCACGCGGTGGTCGTGCTCACACCGCTCACGGTACTCGCCCTGCTGCTCGGCGCGTTCTGGCCCGCGGCCCGCCGCCGGCTCGGCATCGTGACCGCGCTCGGCGCGGCCCTCGTGCTCGTGCTCGTGCCGATCACCGTCGCGGCCGGGCAGTCGCTCGCCGAACGCATCGGGCCGGTCCCCGCCGTCGCGCGGCATCAGCAGTTCGGCGAGATGCTGCTGCCCTGGGCGATCGCGCTCTTCGTCGTCGCTGCAGCCCAGTGGGCGTGGTTCCGCTTCGGTGACGAGCGGATGCGCCGGGGTTCGCCCGTCGCGGCGCGGGCGGTGCGCATCGGGCTCGCCGTGGCATCCGTCATCGTCGGCGTCGGCACGGCCGTGCTGCTCGTGCTGATCGGCGACTCAGGAGCCCGCGCCGTCTGGGGCGGGCTCCTGAGCTGA
- the gcvP gene encoding aminomethyl-transferring glycine dehydrogenase has translation MSTPASSAFDLDAFGRRHIGTSPSDHGLMLAELGYDSLDALMAAAVPTSIRMGEVLNSAIPAAATEREALAELAALAEQNTVRTSMIGLGYFGTVTPSVIQRNVLENPSWYTAYTPYQPEISQGRLEALINFQTMVTDLTGLDTANASMLDEGTAVVEGMLLARRASKSTSNRFVVDADVLPQTLALLESRSEAVGIELVVADLVEGTDVAAFGEHFGLFVQYPGASGRVWNPASVIAASKAQGALVVVAADLLALALITSPGELGADVAVGTSQRFGVPMGFGGPHAGYMAVRTGLERQLPGRLVGVSKDAVGAPAYRLTLQAREQHIRREKATSNICTAQVLLAVMASMYAVYHGPRGIRHIAVSTAAKATALAEVLTGYGLTLAHDTYFDTIRVHVPGLAGNIVERARTLGVNVWEADEATVHIAVDETTTEAELSLVAQAFGLPERTEVPVETSTLPAVASGELRRTSGYLEHPVFNTHHSETQMMRYLKTLADRDYALDRGMIPLGSCTMKLNAATEMQSVTWPEFANLHPFAPEADVVGTLGLIEQLETWLAEVTGYDTVSLQPNAGSQGELAGLLAIRGYHHANGETERTVCLIPSSAHGTNAASAVLAGMRVVVVATDELGNVDLDDLRAKIAEHAASLAALMITYPSTHGVYEHEVKTITQAVHDAGGQVYVDGANLNALLGFARFGDFGGDVSHLNLHKTFCIPHGGGGPGVGPVAAKAHLAPYLPGHPMAQRADHSGGVTHDGGPVSAAPYGSPSILPISWAYVRMMGSEGLKQATASAVLAANFVASRLREHYPVLYTGDNGLVAHECILDLRPLTATTGVTVDDVAKRLVDYGFHAPTMSFPVAGTLMIEPTESEDLAELERFVEAMVAIKAEADAVAAGEWPADDNPLVNAPHTAESVIAGEWTHAYTREQAVYPVHSLVRGKYWVPVRRIDQAFGDRNLVCACPPVEAFA, from the coding sequence ATGAGCACCCCCGCCTCCTCAGCATTCGACCTCGACGCCTTCGGGCGCCGCCACATCGGCACCAGCCCGAGCGACCACGGACTCATGCTCGCCGAGCTCGGCTACGACTCACTCGACGCCCTCATGGCCGCCGCGGTGCCCACGTCGATCCGCATGGGGGAGGTGCTGAACTCGGCGATCCCCGCCGCAGCCACCGAGCGCGAGGCGCTCGCCGAGCTCGCGGCGCTCGCCGAGCAGAACACCGTGCGCACCTCGATGATCGGCCTCGGGTACTTCGGCACGGTCACGCCGTCGGTCATCCAGCGCAACGTGCTCGAGAACCCGAGCTGGTACACGGCCTACACGCCCTACCAGCCCGAGATCTCACAGGGCCGGCTCGAGGCGCTCATCAACTTCCAGACGATGGTCACCGACCTCACGGGCCTCGACACCGCCAACGCGTCGATGCTCGACGAGGGCACCGCGGTCGTCGAGGGCATGCTGCTCGCGCGCCGCGCCTCGAAGTCGACCTCGAACCGCTTCGTCGTCGACGCCGACGTGCTGCCGCAGACCCTCGCGCTGCTCGAGTCGCGCTCCGAGGCCGTCGGCATCGAGCTCGTCGTCGCAGACCTCGTCGAGGGCACGGATGTCGCCGCCTTCGGCGAGCACTTCGGTCTCTTCGTGCAGTACCCGGGCGCATCGGGTCGCGTGTGGAACCCGGCATCCGTCATCGCCGCCTCGAAGGCGCAGGGCGCCCTCGTCGTCGTGGCCGCCGACCTGCTGGCCCTCGCACTCATCACGAGCCCGGGCGAGCTCGGCGCCGACGTCGCCGTCGGCACCTCGCAGCGCTTCGGCGTGCCCATGGGCTTCGGCGGACCGCACGCCGGCTACATGGCCGTACGCACGGGCCTCGAGCGCCAGCTGCCGGGCCGCCTCGTCGGCGTCTCGAAGGATGCCGTGGGCGCGCCCGCGTACCGCCTGACCCTGCAGGCCCGCGAGCAGCACATCCGCCGCGAGAAGGCGACCTCGAACATCTGCACCGCGCAGGTGCTGCTCGCCGTCATGGCGTCGATGTACGCGGTGTACCACGGCCCCCGCGGCATCCGTCACATCGCGGTCTCGACGGCCGCGAAGGCGACCGCGCTCGCCGAGGTGCTCACCGGCTACGGGCTCACCCTCGCGCACGACACCTACTTCGACACCATCAGGGTGCACGTGCCCGGCCTCGCCGGCAACATCGTCGAGCGCGCCCGCACCCTCGGCGTGAACGTGTGGGAGGCCGATGAGGCCACCGTGCACATCGCCGTCGACGAGACCACGACCGAGGCCGAGCTCTCGCTCGTCGCCCAGGCGTTCGGGCTGCCCGAGCGCACCGAGGTCCCGGTCGAGACCTCGACCCTGCCGGCCGTCGCGAGCGGTGAACTCCGTCGCACGAGCGGCTACCTCGAGCACCCGGTCTTCAACACGCACCACTCCGAGACGCAGATGATGCGCTACCTGAAGACCCTCGCCGACCGCGACTACGCGCTCGACCGCGGCATGATCCCGCTCGGCTCGTGCACCATGAAGCTCAACGCCGCCACCGAGATGCAGTCGGTCACGTGGCCCGAGTTCGCGAACCTGCACCCCTTCGCGCCCGAGGCCGACGTCGTCGGCACCCTCGGCCTCATCGAGCAGCTCGAGACCTGGCTCGCCGAGGTCACCGGGTACGACACGGTGTCGCTGCAGCCGAACGCGGGCAGCCAGGGCGAGCTCGCCGGCCTCCTCGCGATCCGCGGGTACCACCACGCCAACGGCGAGACCGAGCGCACCGTGTGCCTCATCCCCTCGAGCGCGCACGGCACCAACGCGGCATCCGCAGTGCTCGCCGGCATGCGCGTCGTGGTCGTGGCGACCGACGAGCTCGGCAACGTCGACCTCGACGACCTGCGCGCGAAGATCGCCGAGCACGCTGCGAGCCTCGCGGCCCTCATGATCACCTACCCGTCGACGCACGGCGTCTACGAGCACGAGGTGAAGACCATCACGCAGGCCGTGCACGACGCCGGCGGCCAGGTGTACGTCGACGGTGCGAACCTCAACGCCCTGCTCGGCTTCGCCCGCTTCGGCGACTTCGGCGGCGACGTGTCGCACCTGAACCTGCACAAGACGTTCTGCATCCCGCACGGCGGCGGCGGCCCCGGCGTCGGCCCGGTCGCGGCGAAGGCGCACCTCGCGCCGTACCTGCCCGGCCACCCGATGGCCCAGCGCGCCGACCACTCGGGCGGCGTCACCCACGACGGCGGCCCCGTCTCGGCGGCTCCGTACGGCAGCCCGTCGATCCTGCCGATCTCGTGGGCCTATGTGCGCATGATGGGCTCCGAGGGCCTGAAGCAGGCGACCGCCTCGGCGGTGCTCGCCGCGAACTTCGTGGCCTCGCGCCTGCGCGAGCACTACCCCGTGCTCTACACCGGCGACAACGGACTCGTCGCGCACGAGTGCATCCTCGACCTGCGCCCCCTCACGGCGACGACGGGCGTGACCGTCGACGACGTGGCCAAGCGCCTCGTCGACTACGGCTTCCACGCCCCGACGATGTCGTTCCCGGTCGCGGGCACGCTCATGATCGAGCCGACCGAGTCGGAGGACCTGGCCGAGCTCGAGCGCTTCGTCGAGGCCATGGTCGCGATCAAGGCCGAGGCCGACGCCGTCGCCGCGGGCGAGTGGCCCGCCGACGACAACCCGCTCGTGAATGCGCCGCACACCGCGGAGTCGGTCATCGCCGGGGAGTGGACCCACGCCTACACCCGCGAGCAGGCCGTCTACCCGGTGCACTCGCTCGTGCGCGGCAAGTACTGGGTGCCGGTGCGCCGCATCGACCAGGCGTTCGGCGACCGCAACCTCGTGTGCGCCTGCCCGCCGGTCGAGGCGTTCGCGTAA
- the gcvH gene encoding glycine cleavage system protein GcvH, which produces MTDQTALHYTEEHEWIAIDGDVATIGITDYAADKLGDVVFVELPAAGTTVTEGTVVGEIESTKSVGELFAPVSGEVVEANQTVVDSPELVNSDPFGEGWLIKVNASSLPKFLTHAEYRALVGE; this is translated from the coding sequence ATGACCGACCAGACCGCACTGCACTACACCGAAGAGCACGAGTGGATCGCCATCGACGGCGACGTCGCGACGATCGGCATCACCGACTACGCCGCCGACAAGCTCGGCGACGTCGTCTTCGTCGAACTGCCCGCGGCCGGCACGACCGTGACCGAGGGCACCGTCGTCGGCGAGATCGAGTCGACGAAGTCGGTCGGCGAGCTGTTCGCCCCCGTCAGCGGCGAGGTCGTCGAGGCCAACCAGACCGTCGTCGACTCGCCCGAGCTCGTCAACAGCGACCCGTTCGGCGAGGGCTGGCTCATCAAGGTGAACGCCTCGAGCCTGCCGAAGTTCCTCACCCACGCCGAGTACCGCGCACTGGTCGGAGAGTAA